In Hemibagrus wyckioides isolate EC202008001 linkage group LG16, SWU_Hwy_1.0, whole genome shotgun sequence, the sequence gtttaatCTCCTGTGTGAAGGTAAATATTCCTGTTAGCTCTGATGCTAGCGCTCTTTGTTAAACGGTATTAGTTaatgagctagctagctaaccctTCTGGCTAGCTGACGTATTTGACTCCGTGTTCATCTTAATAGCTCGATTTAACCGACTTTATTTATCCGACACAATAGAGATAACTAGCCTTGCGGGTTCTGTTTGATTTAGTTGTATGATTAGCACTTTAGCTAAGCTGTCACCTGTACATTCAGGTAGAGCTAACCTCATAGTTCACACCTCAGGCTTGGGATAAAAACACCATGTCCTGCGAGTTTGCCCCCTTCTATAAAGAAATGGACAATaactatacagtatacaattgtatagttatttatataaaataaaagtgtatGGTCAGTAAGTTCTGGACTTCATCAGTTTAATGCTTCGATAAATGAATCAGTGCTGTCAGTATCAGGTTAGGATAAATCCGAAATACACCGTTATGTTCAATAATCTACAGGAGATGAAGTTATAAACCTGTTTAAGGTTCTGTATATTAAGTGTCATATTAATAGTCGTCAGGATTTCAGTTAATGATGTTTTTGTGCCGTTTTTGaacgagtcgactctttgattCGGCTCTTTTAGGTGAGCGAAGAGACTCGCATATATgatatttggtttgttttttttttcttctcttttttgcTCCTAGATGTAGATATATTTATCATCTGGTTAACAAgtgaatatatgtatatatgtatatcatCTGTGATTGAATCTGATGCTGAATGTTCTCAGGCGAAGACGCTGATCATGGGGGACTGCTTACACACCTCGGCTGACAGTCTGTCTAAACTGGTGAAGTGGGCACACAGTCATGGAACGATCTGCACGCTCATCCCCAGCCTGAAGCACTTGTTGACGGAGGGAGCTCACGGAAGCCTGACCGCACTGTGGGGCTGCAGCGCTGGCCACGCCTACCACTGGCCCTTAACTTCCTCCTGTAAAACTGCCCACAAGGATCGGCTGTGTTACGAGCGAAGCGGTCGAGGGATCAGTACCGATTCTCTGATGCAGGGAGCATCGTCAATGCAGAGCAGCTCCACGCCGAGGTTCCACAGCAGCGCCACAAAAACGAGCAAAGGTGACTCGAACCAGACCCGAGACTCGTACGACTTCTCCAACTGCAGTGAGCCGTCTGAGATGGATGACAACACAGAGGAGCACCTCTTCGATATCGTGTGCGAGTCTTCTGCCACCGACGAAGAGGGTGATTCCGAGCCCAGGGTCACACCTAGGAAACGAAGCGCTAAGGGCCCGAGCTCGGACGATTCCACCGATCCGGGCGCAAAGAAAATCAAGCAAGAGCGAGCCGAAGACTATTACACGGTGGCTAACGCACAAGCACAAGCCAACTCAGAGGGCGCTCCATCATCTAGCATCTCCCAGTCACCCAAACCCACCTCTCAGATCAGGCCTTCATCCAGATCTTCAGCACCACATAATCCACAGCTGCTGGAGGACGGAGATCTGGTGGGCGTGTCCTCCTCACCACTGGAGAACTCCTCCTCGTCTTTGACCAAGCACATGCACATGCCAATCAGCGGctcacaaagcagaacacaCATTAACTCACACATGAACCCTGCGCACAATCAGGGCACGTCGTCTCTGAGCCAACCAGGAAGGAGTGACATGGTGGAAGTGCTTCCTAACGGGGATTTCAGCCTGCCCTTTGAGGACCCCTCAGGTGTAGTGCACCCTGAAATGGACATTTTAGCAGCACAGAGTCTCAGCGCAGAGCCCAAAGGTGATGCAGGtaaagacattacacactatagacactgtaaGGTTTAATCATTTTCACATGCTTCATATAGATTTCACCGTCTGGTCTCCAGGTTCTGATATTTAAAACATGCATCAGATGACACTTAACGACACCATTCAAGTGATTCAATTAATTGATTCAATTAATTGATTCATTTAAGGGTTCATATAAGTGATTCATTTCAATTTCATATTAGTAATCTTTTGAGTGACCAAGTGATTCATTTGAATGATCCATTTGAGTGACCATTTTTAAACCAACTGGAATCCCTTTCTTTACTCATGCATCCAGTGAATGTTTAAGCAAACCAGTAAATACAACATGACGGATGGTTTGGAAATCATTTTAGGAAATGTATTGTGATGGGATGATGAACGCCGCCACGCAGTCTTTACTTTGCGTGAATtggaatagaaaagaaaagctgtTTACTCCGAACCCATGCAGAACTGAGGTCTACTGGCAGCCGTTGAGTTcagattaataaatatttaaatactgaaattacaggacaataaaacaaatgtaaatctGCAGATGCTCCACAGGAACAGTGTTGGTGTTCAGATGAAACACGTGAGAGAAAATCTCCCCAAAGCTGCTGGACTTTTATCTGTAACTTTCACACATATTTCAGAAGCAGAACAAGTATTTCTGTTTCCTTTACACTCTCCTGAAGGCCAGTGGAGATGCACAACTGACCACAACTATTCAGCTGTGAGATTTCTATACAAGcacatttcttttattattatttatagccTTTAAAGATTCATTAGGCAAGATTAATCATAAAGTAAGCTTAGTGCTCTTTTTACTCCTTGACCCCGCCCTCATCCCCACCCATGTGCACGTATtattgtacatgtatgtgtacTGAGGATGCTGCCTATTATTGTTGTAATAAacttagtatttttttttattaagttccACAGAGTTTCTAGATTGTGAAAACAGAAAGTAATAATAAGTAAGATTACAAATAACTCTTGGACCTGTTTAATCTGATCAACTGTTCAGCCCAAAATAAAACATGGCCTCAGTTTTTcacatttctgaaaaaaaaacacacggtGAGAAAACACCCGGTTTTTACCCGGTAACACTGTTCAATGTCTCTTGGACTCCTTGATTCGAGACTCCAACATCATCAGTCCGCATCcttttaatttaatacacacacaagactTTCTTACGCTTTCCAAAGCAACATATAACATTTTTCTTTAATGTCAGAAATTATACTGACAGCTATTCTATTATTTATCTTGCATATTTAACAACTGAGTGGAGAGCATTATTCCTCATTCCAcgttataataatttatacatgtaaatatacactatattgccaaaagttttgggacaccactccaaatcattgaattcaggggttgggctcggccccttagttccagtgaaaggaactcttaatgcttcagcttcataccaagacattttggacaatttcatgctctttgtgggaacagtttggggatgaccccttcctgttccaacatgactgcacaccagtgaccaaagcaacgtccataaagtcatggatgagtgagtttggtgtggaggaacttgactgtcctgcacagagtcctgacctcaaccccatagaacacctttgggatgaattagagtggagactgtgagccaggccttctcgtccaacatcagtgtgtgacctcacaaatgcgcttctagaggtatggtcaaaaattcccataaacacactcctaaaccttgtggaaagccttcccagaagagttgaagctgcaaagggtgggacaactccatattacattcatgtgcaggtaaaggcagacgtcccaaaacttttggcctggcttgcagtctccgctctaattcatcccaaaggtgttctatggggttgaggtcaggactctgtgcaggacagtcaagttcctccacaccaaactcactcatccatgtctttatggaccttgctttggtcactggtgtgtagtcatgttggaacaggaaggggtcatccccaaactgttcccacaaagagtatgaaattgtccaaaatgtcttggtatgaagctgaagcattaagagttcctttcactgggactaaggggctgagcccaacccctgaatgatttggaggggtgtcccaatacttttggcaatacagtgtaataCATTTTGATAATTTGTATGTGATTTACAAAATATGAAACGCTCCAGAAAATCCAGTTGTTACTGAAAGTTAAAACATGAAGAAGACCCTGAATGATCGAGCAGCTGGTCAGTTTTTAAAAAGTTGACTAGGCTCTTATTAAAGTCATACTTTTTGAAAATAAAGCAGGTTTTTTCTCGAGGCTCTGAGgatgtttttcattttacacCAGATGACAAACGGACAGCTTCCTTTATAACGCCGAGTTAAAAAACGGTGAGTgaatttttttgtcttcttcatCACTCTACCTTTTTGCATGGATTTTTGTAAtttgtgtgctgtggtattaaTGTGTGTAAATTATGACTCTGATGATGTTTACAGGTCAGGAAGAAGAGCGCGTAAACGTCCTGAATGCCTCTCAGGGTTAGTTGTGCAAGACTTTTCTGTTATACTTTTGTTGTATTTGCTGTGTTCTTTACCTTTTTGTGTTTAAAGGGAAAATAATTTGGATGTAGCTTTGCATAAttgcaaataaaacatttacaatttctttgttgaaaatgttttttgtttttttactctgtGTATACCCAACTACCCCAGTACACTGTCTATCGTGTATTTGGTACGAGTGCTCTGTAACAGTAAGGACGCCGTGGAGTAATTGGGTTAAACAAAAATTCCAAACAATCCTTTCTCATCTCACACGCACATGTTTCAGCAACACTCTCTTCCTTTTTAAATTTCACGCCGTAATTGTGGTTAACGTAGCTGTGATGTAGTCCGAGCTGAATCGCGTGTTAAAC encodes:
- the LOC131367394 gene encoding uncharacterized protein KIAA1958 isoform X1; amino-acid sequence: MGDCLHTSADSLSKLVKWAHSHGTICTLIPSLKHLLTEGAHGSLTALWGCSAGHAYHWPLTSSCKTAHKDRLCYERSGRGISTDSLMQGASSMQSSSTPRFHSSATKTSKGDSNQTRDSYDFSNCSEPSEMDDNTEEHLFDIVCESSATDEEGDSEPRVTPRKRSAKGPSSDDSTDPGAKKIKQERAEDYYTVANAQAQANSEGAPSSSISQSPKPTSQIRPSSRSSAPHNPQLLEDGDLVGVSSSPLENSSSSLTKHMHMPISGSQSRTHINSHMNPAHNQGTSSLSQPGRSDMVEVLPNGDFSLPFEDPSGVVHPEMDILAAQSLSAEPKGDAAYEIERLKALLQVERNKSMMLGETISSLKQDKELLQQELTKKAELICEFLQDQLRPDKRRVHPSGQMEAGSSHQLIGSFPDEGAPFESPALFDSFEEVEVHPLDRQRTIKISSKRNRDGENTRVRMKNVVGVIARYMTALQEFRRSVSMKVAFDRVGVDRNTISRTAAIAELSLAAPEVFHALPPWDEKEETLAHYAVRCRQAMDENIKAKIKAMKAKGELLPIVSK
- the LOC131367394 gene encoding uncharacterized protein KIAA1958 isoform X2; protein product: MGDCLHTSADSLSKLVKWAHSHGTICTLIPSLKHLLTEGAHGSLTALWGCSAGHAYHWPLTSSCKTAHKDRLCYERSGRGISTDSLMQGASSMQSSSTPRFHSSATKTSKGDSNQTRDSYDFSNCSEPSEMDDNTEEHLFDIVCESSATDEEGDSEPRVTPRKRSAKGPSSDDSTDPGAKKIKQERAEDYYTVANAQAQANSEGAPSSSISQSPKPTSQIRPSSRSSAPHNPQLLEDGDLVGVSSSPLENSSSSLTKHMHMPISGSQSRTHINSHMNPAHNQGTSSLSQPGRSDMVEVLPNGDFSLPFEDPSGVVHPEMDILAAQSLSAEPKGDAGCLSSEEPFWPSTSELCLNTESHSEERKQLEEYITSVDPVTLRNLQAVISRVLRFHEQSRVQVHSPPRPGEQELFPGSGLFLPPYKLACIHQESRQDSMRLFHLLFEHFFTEEDLIGAVAFGKRGKVPDGKKILDRRKVDGIISYVLRCSTLDGWTAVESAKLKKACINKCRLRIGQRKKLAQGPYLFHKSGPPYI